A single genomic interval of Trichosurus vulpecula isolate mTriVul1 chromosome 6, mTriVul1.pri, whole genome shotgun sequence harbors:
- the LOC118852879 gene encoding olfactory receptor 6Q1 — protein MQPYSGNWTLVTEFVMVGFAGIQGTRHLFFILFLIMYLFTMAENLAIILVVSLDHRLQRPMYFFLTHLSCLEIWYTSVTVPKMLSGFIGPAEGKTISYAGCLSQLFIFTFLGATECFLLAAMAYDRYVAICEPLRYAAVVSWGTCIRLAAASWLLGFLTPILPIYLMSQLMFCSSNIIDHFFCDASPLLALSCSDVTLKEKVDFLISLAVLLASSTVIAVSYGNIVWTLLHIRSAAERRKAFSTCAAHLTVVSLFYGTLFFMYVRTKVASSRNFNKVVSVFYSIVTPMLNPLIYSLRNKEVKGALGRALSLKLFKRS, from the coding sequence ATGCAACCTTACTCGGGGAACTGGACCCTGGTGACTGAATTTGTCATGGTGGGCTTTGCCGGTATCCAAGGAACCCGCCATCTCTTCTTCATACTCTTCCTCATCATGTACCTATTCACCATGGCAGAGAATTTGGCCATTATCCTTGTGGTAAGCCTAGACCACAGGCTTCAGAGGCCCATGTATTTCTTTCTGACCCACCTTTCTTGCCTAGAAATATGGTATACTTCAGTTACTGTACCCAAGATGCTGTCAGGATTCATTGGGCCAGCTGAAGGCAAGACAATCTCCTACGCTGGCTGTTTGTCCCAGCTTTTTATCTTTACCTTCCTTGGTGCCACAGAGTGTTTTCTGCTCGCTGCCATGGCCTATGACCGGTATGTGGCTATCTGTGAGCCTCTCCGTTATGCAGCTGTAGTCTCCTGGGGTACCTGCATCCGTCTGGCTGCTGCCTCCTGGCTGCTGGGTTTCCTCACCCCGATCCTGCCCATCTACCTCATGTCACAGCTCATGTTCTGCAGCTCCAATATCATCGATCACTTCTTCTGCGATGCATCTCCCCTGTTGGCGCTCTCCTGCTCTGATGTCACCTTGAAGGAGAAAGTGGACTTTCTGATCTCACTGGCCGTGCTGCTGGCCTCCTCCACAGTCATCGCTGTGTCCTATGGCAACATCGTCTGGACGCTGCTGCACATTCGCTCGGCAGCAGAACGCCGGAAGGCCTTCTCCACCTGTGCTGCCCACCTGACAGTTGTGAGCCTTTTCTATGGGACGCTTTTCTTCATGTACGTCCGGACCAAGGTGGCCTCCTCTAGGAACTTCAACAAGGTGGTGTCAGTGTTCTACTCCATCGTCACACCCATGCTCAACCCCCTCATCTATAGCCTCCGAAACAAGGAGGTAAAGGGGGCCCTGGGCCGAGCCTTGTCGCTCAAGTTGTTTAAAAGGTCATGA